In Aristaeella hokkaidonensis, the following are encoded in one genomic region:
- a CDS encoding PfkB family carbohydrate kinase, whose product MSIVVIGSVFVDIKGYPSRTYIPCGRNAGKVRYVHGGVSRNIAEDLGNLGLEPVLLSLVDPNGTGEDVLTRLMEHGVDTRFIRKVPDGMGTWLAVFDNNNDVCASISHRPDLSPLLPLLQEEGNPLFAETDSILLELDLDEVMLDEIFRLKHKYNKQIYAAVSNINIALDRRAFLQQTDCFVCNRQEAGVLFSAEFSGDDPDALARQLSERVMDAEIPSMVVTLGGDGAIWANRNGEYGTCAAQQVPVADTTGAGDAFFAGVAAGLTYGKALAEACCIGVRLASSVICSLENTCPRFLPSEFGLKTNS is encoded by the coding sequence ATGAGTATTGTTGTGATTGGCAGCGTCTTTGTGGATATCAAGGGCTATCCTTCCCGCACCTATATCCCCTGCGGACGAAACGCCGGCAAAGTCCGGTACGTCCACGGCGGTGTCAGCCGGAATATTGCGGAGGACTTGGGAAACCTGGGGTTGGAACCGGTGCTTCTTTCCCTGGTGGATCCCAACGGTACCGGTGAAGATGTACTGACGCGCCTCATGGAGCACGGGGTGGATACCCGCTTCATCCGGAAGGTTCCCGATGGCATGGGCACCTGGCTGGCTGTGTTTGACAACAATAACGACGTATGCGCCTCCATCTCCCACCGGCCGGATCTGTCGCCCCTGCTTCCCCTGCTTCAGGAGGAAGGAAATCCCCTCTTTGCCGAAACCGACAGTATCCTGCTGGAGCTGGATCTGGACGAAGTGATGCTGGATGAAATCTTCCGGCTGAAACATAAATACAACAAGCAGATCTATGCCGCCGTTTCCAACATCAACATTGCCCTGGACCGGCGCGCCTTCCTGCAGCAGACGGACTGCTTCGTCTGCAACCGGCAGGAAGCCGGCGTCCTCTTCTCCGCTGAATTCAGCGGAGATGATCCGGACGCGCTGGCCCGCCAGCTTTCGGAAAGGGTCATGGATGCGGAAATTCCCTCCATGGTTGTCACCCTCGGCGGAGACGGCGCCATCTGGGCAAACCGGAACGGAGAATACGGCACCTGTGCCGCACAGCAGGTTCCGGTGGCGGATACCACCGGAGCCGGCGACGCCTTCTTTGCCGGTGTCGCCGCAGGACTGACTTATGGAAAGGCGCTGGCCGAAGCCTGCTGTATCGGCGTCCGGCTCGCTTCCTCCGTCATCTGTTCCCTGGAAAACACCTGTCCGCGTTTCCTGCCATCAGAATTTGGCCTGAAGACCAATTCATAA
- a CDS encoding 5-formyltetrahydrofolate cyclo-ligase yields the protein MRRCTVFGGARAEKQRIRQEVRLISANLTPEYRQEASREIARQVLELPFWKQAGTVMMYCSLPGEPDTRALMETALKEGKTLLLPRCYEAGRMEALPVKDPAELKPGTLGIPEPADETGEKPEPDLILVPCMAATPNGIRLGHGAGYYDHFLAEHSGKTVCLCFRKLLRSDLPAEDTDISMDLVISD from the coding sequence ATGCGGAGGTGCACGGTGTTCGGCGGAGCGAGAGCGGAGAAGCAGCGGATCCGGCAGGAAGTGCGGCTGATTTCCGCAAACCTGACACCGGAGTACCGGCAGGAAGCCAGCCGGGAAATTGCCCGGCAGGTGCTGGAGCTTCCTTTCTGGAAACAGGCGGGTACCGTCATGATGTACTGCAGCCTGCCGGGGGAACCGGATACACGGGCTTTGATGGAAACGGCACTGAAGGAAGGCAAAACCCTGCTGCTGCCCCGATGCTATGAAGCCGGCAGGATGGAAGCACTGCCGGTGAAGGATCCCGCCGAACTCAAACCGGGTACGCTGGGCATTCCAGAACCGGCGGATGAGACCGGGGAGAAACCGGAACCTGACCTGATCCTGGTGCCCTGCATGGCAGCGACGCCGAACGGGATCCGCCTGGGCCACGGCGCGGGGTATTATGACCACTTCCTGGCAGAGCATTCCGGGAAAACCGTATGTCTCTGCTTCCGGAAACTGCTGCGGAGTGATCTCCCGGCAGAAGATACGGATATTTCCATGGACCTTGTGATCTCCGACTGA
- the dapA gene encoding 4-hydroxy-tetrahydrodipicolinate synthase, translating to MKHTIFTGAATAIITPFTEEGIDWDAFGRLIDFQLAGGINALVVAGTTGEGSTLTDREHEDAVVFCVKRVAGKVPVIAGTGSNNTAHAIERTQTACKAGADAVLLVTPYYNKTTQRGLIASFSAIADASDVPCILYNVPSRTGLNMLPDTLAVLAKHEKIAAVKEACGNLSQVAKERLLCGDDLDIISGCDDQIVPTLSLGGIGVISVVANMMPKETAEICSRFFSGDVKGAATLQLKMLSLMNQLMIETNPIPAKAACAAMGFGKNLLRLPLVPMEEGNRQKMLQMMRELNLEVTE from the coding sequence ATGAAGCACACGATCTTTACGGGCGCGGCTACCGCGATTATCACTCCCTTTACTGAAGAAGGGATTGATTGGGATGCCTTTGGCCGGCTGATTGACTTTCAGCTCGCCGGGGGGATCAACGCGCTTGTAGTCGCCGGTACGACAGGCGAGGGAAGCACTCTCACGGACCGGGAGCATGAAGACGCGGTCGTCTTCTGCGTTAAACGTGTTGCGGGCAAAGTACCGGTAATCGCCGGAACGGGCTCCAACAATACCGCTCATGCCATTGAGCGGACACAGACCGCCTGCAAAGCCGGCGCGGACGCTGTGCTGCTTGTGACGCCCTACTATAACAAGACCACACAGCGGGGACTGATCGCCAGCTTTTCCGCCATCGCGGACGCCAGTGACGTGCCCTGCATCCTGTATAATGTTCCGTCCCGGACCGGGCTGAACATGCTGCCGGATACCCTGGCGGTGCTGGCAAAGCATGAAAAGATTGCCGCGGTGAAGGAAGCCTGCGGCAACCTGAGCCAGGTTGCGAAGGAACGGCTGCTGTGCGGGGATGACCTGGATATCATCTCCGGCTGTGACGACCAGATCGTACCGACCCTGAGCCTGGGCGGTATAGGCGTCATCTCTGTGGTGGCCAACATGATGCCGAAGGAGACGGCGGAAATCTGCTCCCGCTTCTTCAGCGGGGACGTGAAGGGCGCTGCAACGCTGCAGCTGAAGATGCTGTCCCTGATGAACCAGCTGATGATTGAGACCAACCCCATTCCCGCCAAGGCGGCCTGCGCAGCCATGGGTTTCGGTAAAAACCTGCTCCGTCTGCCCCTGGTGCCGATGGAAGAGGGCAACCGGCAGAAGATGCTGCAGATGATGCGTGAACTGAACCTGGAGGTAACGGAATGA
- the dapB gene encoding 4-hydroxy-tetrahydrodipicolinate reductase: MRIILSGYGGHMGREVRACAERMEDARIVAGVDPMAPADDICVKSIADCKTEADVIIDFSHHSGTGALLEYAIAKKLPVVLATTGQTEEEKALITEASKQIPIFLAANYSLGIATLIDLVKRAVALYPDGEIEIVEQHHDRKLDAPSGTALSLFNAVKEVRPEATANCGRSGQGKRTQDEVGIHAIRMGNIVGIHEVMISTQNERISLKHEAFSRGVFAEGSLKAAAFMVGKKPGMYDMKDMLNA, encoded by the coding sequence ATGAGAATCATTCTGAGCGGATACGGCGGACATATGGGCAGGGAAGTCCGGGCCTGCGCGGAACGGATGGAAGACGCCCGGATTGTTGCGGGTGTGGATCCTATGGCACCGGCGGATGACATCTGTGTGAAATCCATTGCTGATTGCAAAACGGAAGCAGACGTGATTATCGACTTCAGCCATCACTCCGGAACCGGAGCACTGCTGGAGTATGCCATCGCGAAAAAGCTGCCGGTGGTGCTTGCAACCACAGGCCAGACCGAAGAAGAGAAAGCCCTCATTACAGAGGCTTCCAAACAAATCCCGATTTTCCTGGCAGCAAACTATTCCCTGGGAATTGCCACGCTGATAGACCTGGTGAAACGGGCGGTTGCCCTGTATCCGGACGGCGAGATCGAAATCGTGGAACAGCATCATGACCGGAAACTGGACGCGCCGAGCGGAACAGCCCTGTCTCTGTTCAATGCTGTGAAGGAAGTCCGGCCGGAAGCCACCGCCAACTGCGGCCGCTCCGGACAGGGCAAGCGGACACAGGACGAGGTGGGCATCCATGCCATCCGGATGGGTAATATCGTCGGCATTCATGAGGTGATGATCAGCACCCAGAATGAGCGGATCAGCCTGAAACATGAAGCTTTCAGCCGGGGTGTATTCGCCGAAGGCAGCCTGAAAGCGGCGGCATTCATGGTGGGAAAGAAACCGGGAATGTATGACATGAAGGACATGTTAAATGCTTAA
- a CDS encoding diaminopimelate dehydrogenase, translating into MKIAIYGYGNLGRGVELAIRQNPDAELFGVFTRRDPKTVTTLTGAPVYAAQDVENYVGQIDVMIICGGSASDLPEMTPMLAKRFNVVDSFDTHARVPEHFANVDKAALLGAHTAIISAGWDPGLFSLARLYMNIVLPDGKDYTFWGRGVSQGHSDAIRRIPGVKDARQYTVPVEDALAKVRAGENPELTTRQKHTRECYVVAEEGADKTLIEKQIKEMPNYFADYDTTVTFITAEEMKRDHSELPHGGQVIRCGETGKDGNHKHVMEFSLKLDSNPEFTASVLVACARAVVRMNSRQIFGCKTLFDVAPADLSPIDPADIRKKLL; encoded by the coding sequence ATGAAGATTGCAATTTACGGGTATGGTAATCTTGGACGGGGTGTGGAACTGGCGATCCGGCAGAATCCGGATGCGGAACTGTTCGGCGTATTTACCCGCCGGGATCCGAAAACGGTGACAACCCTGACCGGCGCGCCGGTGTATGCCGCGCAGGACGTGGAAAACTACGTCGGACAGATTGACGTTATGATCATCTGCGGCGGCAGCGCTTCCGACCTGCCGGAAATGACCCCCATGCTGGCGAAGAGGTTCAACGTGGTGGATTCCTTCGATACCCACGCACGGGTGCCGGAGCATTTTGCCAATGTGGATAAAGCAGCCCTGCTGGGCGCACATACCGCGATCATCAGCGCAGGCTGGGATCCCGGCCTGTTCTCCCTGGCCCGCCTGTACATGAACATCGTCCTGCCGGACGGCAAGGACTACACCTTCTGGGGCCGCGGCGTGAGCCAGGGCCACAGTGACGCTATCCGCCGGATCCCCGGTGTGAAGGACGCCCGCCAGTACACCGTGCCGGTGGAAGACGCCCTGGCAAAGGTGCGCGCCGGAGAGAATCCGGAACTGACCACCCGCCAGAAGCATACCCGTGAGTGCTACGTGGTGGCGGAGGAAGGCGCGGACAAGACCCTGATTGAAAAGCAGATCAAGGAGATGCCCAACTACTTCGCTGATTATGATACGACGGTGACCTTCATCACTGCTGAAGAGATGAAGCGGGATCACAGCGAACTGCCCCACGGCGGACAGGTGATCCGCTGCGGTGAAACCGGCAAAGACGGCAATCACAAGCATGTGATGGAGTTCTCCCTGAAGCTGGACTCCAATCCGGAGTTCACCGCTTCCGTACTGGTGGCCTGTGCCCGGGCGGTTGTCCGGATGAACAGCCGTCAGATTTTCGGCTGCAAGACGCTGTTTGACGTCGCTCCGGCGGATCTGTCTCCCATAGATCCTGCGGATATCCGGAAGAAGCTGCTGTAA
- a CDS encoding extracellular solute-binding protein, whose product MKKMLAVLLALALIFGTAAVAEDGTPELITVTVFRGEAGEQPTADNRIYRKIEEELGIRFDIRFLTGDLDETLLQILSEDTYPDLIDGANSDEILEDAGILIDLLPHISEEKTPNLYKHLYTDNRINQLVTDDGKLYIIPNYGINYNQRSLTYANGPAFFLQKQVIAWNNYKVPTTLNEYFDLIERYIAANPETPEGVPYTGFAILCDDWHRYCLVNPVQHLMGRPNDGDVIVDVSTPEYKTETFINQPYAKAYYAKLNEAFNKGLIREETFHWNYDQYMDALSGGSVLGMFDQNWNMSAANDALYMSVKFEQTYLALPLVYDPEYVDGREIEEHYVNYDVMNKDRGFGISVTCPYPERLIAMMDTFLSDEWQLLFQWGIEGEDYYVDENGRMRMTLEQFLAQAADTEWKLANKALAIWEGCPKKEGTMDDGNAWAPMEQPEIYYDQMTDYDKEFLAACGKKLPIDFFNPPLELAPYGEAWQIDKDPIDMDYMDFEQIEDQWLPEIIMCDPAELDSLWDDFVDEISHSAAVYSEFMQEEILKLVEKAAK is encoded by the coding sequence ATGAAAAAGATGCTGGCTGTGCTGCTTGCATTGGCATTGATTTTCGGGACTGCTGCTGTGGCTGAGGACGGGACGCCTGAGCTGATCACCGTCACGGTGTTCCGGGGAGAAGCGGGTGAACAGCCCACCGCGGACAACCGGATTTACAGGAAGATCGAGGAAGAACTGGGCATCCGGTTTGACATCCGGTTCCTGACCGGAGATCTGGATGAGACCCTGCTGCAGATTCTGTCAGAGGATACATATCCGGATCTGATTGACGGCGCGAACAGCGATGAAATCCTGGAGGACGCGGGCATACTGATTGACCTGCTGCCCCATATCAGCGAGGAGAAAACACCGAACCTGTACAAGCATCTCTATACGGACAACCGGATCAACCAGCTGGTTACGGATGACGGAAAGCTGTACATTATTCCGAATTACGGGATTAACTATAATCAAAGGTCACTGACCTATGCCAACGGTCCGGCTTTCTTCCTGCAGAAGCAGGTTATAGCCTGGAACAATTACAAAGTTCCGACTACATTGAATGAGTATTTTGACCTGATAGAACGATATATTGCCGCAAATCCGGAAACACCGGAGGGAGTTCCCTATACGGGTTTCGCGATTCTCTGTGATGACTGGCATCGTTACTGCCTGGTCAATCCGGTTCAGCACCTGATGGGCCGTCCGAACGACGGAGACGTGATTGTGGACGTCTCAACGCCGGAGTACAAAACTGAGACCTTTATCAACCAGCCTTACGCAAAGGCTTATTATGCCAAACTGAATGAAGCGTTCAACAAGGGCCTGATACGGGAAGAAACCTTCCACTGGAATTATGACCAGTATATGGATGCGCTTTCGGGCGGTTCTGTGCTGGGTATGTTTGACCAGAACTGGAATATGTCTGCCGCAAACGACGCCCTGTACATGTCCGTAAAATTTGAACAGACTTACCTGGCGCTGCCGCTGGTCTACGATCCGGAATATGTGGACGGCCGGGAAATCGAAGAGCATTACGTGAACTATGACGTGATGAACAAGGACCGGGGCTTCGGCATCTCAGTCACTTGTCCGTATCCGGAACGCCTGATCGCCATGATGGATACCTTCCTGTCTGATGAATGGCAGCTCCTGTTCCAGTGGGGAATTGAGGGGGAAGACTATTACGTCGATGAAAACGGCCGGATGAGGATGACGCTGGAACAGTTCCTGGCGCAGGCGGCTGATACAGAGTGGAAACTGGCAAACAAGGCCTTGGCCATCTGGGAAGGTTGCCCGAAGAAGGAAGGAACAATGGATGACGGCAACGCCTGGGCACCCATGGAACAGCCCGAAATCTACTATGACCAGATGACAGACTATGACAAGGAATTCCTCGCAGCCTGTGGAAAGAAACTGCCGATTGACTTTTTCAATCCGCCGCTGGAACTCGCGCCCTACGGGGAAGCCTGGCAGATAGACAAGGACCCGATCGACATGGATTATATGGACTTTGAACAGATTGAGGATCAGTGGCTGCCGGAAATTATTATGTGCGATCCGGCTGAACTGGACAGCCTGTGGGATGATTTTGTGGATGAGATCAGTCACAGCGCCGCTGTTTACTCTGAATTCATGCAGGAGGAGATCCTGAAACTGGTGGAAAAGGCGGCAAAATGA
- a CDS encoding ABC transporter permease: MTSIPRNANKVINTGRKSKFAKIMGSQWQLMLMSVPVLLYVLLFNYTPLWYWINAFKDFGNKNAFGKGNAAWFGLGNFAQLFRPNAEVVGGRMGLWNDFGQSVRNTLAMSLINLVFSTVAAIVLAILLNEVKNKGFKRTVQTVTYLPHFLSMIVVVSMTQNIFSTNGAVNNFLMNTGLIKDEIFWLGDKRYFWLLVGIVNVWKEVGWGTIIYISAMTSIDPCLYEAAAIDGAGRLQRILHVTLPGIKSTFVILLIMNIGHLMEAGFEIQYLLGRGVVYDVACTIDIFVLKYGTEKLDMGIATAAGIFKSVVAIVLLIVANVIAKALDEDTLI; the protein is encoded by the coding sequence ATGACCAGTATCCCGCGGAATGCCAATAAAGTGATTAATACAGGACGAAAATCCAAATTTGCCAAGATCATGGGAAGCCAGTGGCAGCTAATGCTGATGTCGGTTCCCGTGCTTCTTTACGTTCTGTTGTTTAATTATACGCCTCTGTGGTACTGGATTAATGCTTTTAAGGACTTCGGCAACAAAAACGCGTTCGGCAAAGGCAATGCGGCCTGGTTCGGTCTGGGCAATTTCGCGCAACTGTTCAGGCCGAATGCTGAAGTAGTGGGCGGACGAATGGGCCTCTGGAACGATTTCGGTCAAAGTGTCCGGAACACCCTGGCTATGAGCCTGATCAACCTGGTATTCAGTACGGTGGCTGCCATTGTGCTGGCAATCCTGTTGAACGAGGTGAAGAACAAGGGGTTCAAGCGGACTGTACAGACTGTCACCTATCTTCCTCACTTTCTGAGCATGATTGTCGTGGTAAGCATGACGCAGAATATTTTCTCCACCAACGGGGCTGTAAACAATTTTCTGATGAATACGGGCCTGATCAAGGATGAGATATTCTGGCTGGGTGATAAACGATACTTCTGGCTGCTGGTTGGTATTGTCAACGTGTGGAAAGAAGTCGGCTGGGGCACTATTATCTATATTTCAGCCATGACTTCCATCGATCCCTGCCTTTATGAAGCGGCAGCAATTGATGGCGCGGGACGGTTACAGCGGATCCTGCACGTAACGCTCCCGGGCATCAAATCCACTTTTGTTATTCTTCTGATTATGAATATCGGCCACTTGATGGAGGCCGGATTTGAAATTCAGTATCTGCTGGGCCGCGGCGTGGTATACGATGTGGCCTGCACCATTGATATCTTCGTGCTGAAGTACGGCACCGAAAAGCTTGACATGGGTATTGCGACTGCTGCCGGCATATTCAAGAGCGTGGTGGCGATCGTACTGCTGATTGTCGCGAATGTGATCGCTAAGGCGTTGGATGAAGATACACTGATCTGA
- a CDS encoding carbohydrate ABC transporter permease, with protein MAKQTRQRAEDKEGGRMSMINQESNKEFIGTQRGIRDILKTIREGTRMSRIQLRFAMTVAIVLLIALFVIMIVAGERANNTVLVNEEAELLTDATTAERIFSADGKTLAFQEGYTWSGEGPRYILNERMTTSKPYWLTLSTESEIAEYEQVLGEGRFLQVENLGNNGIWVAMATEDEIKNVTKASEEAKIARLDGIKDSSWLQKGTDEDNKAAEAAFNKIRFIQFERLGNTHIRLRRGTDAEIQAIDNEKSHYEQLRSIALILVLVALGVFIFVLKSGKMHNKPISFRNAVKMIALVAGAVFLGLAVFMTIQADYRQDEMNRQNPMIMVIDGETTEDEEILETTASDQKFSFPDKQGATRTVVIPQRVTGLSTHRIIQYAALALLGILLAVIVYFFRYERDLGFPIFNTVVLILLMMVTLYPVLNTLATAFNEGTDAIRGGIGILPRKFSMKSVDNILSKQEIFDAAWVSASKTVIITVLNLFWTGMLAYALSRREYVLRKLMTTVMVLTMYVNAGLIPNYILISQTLNLAHTYWVYIIPTMFSCFNMIVIRTYILGLPDALVESAKIDGAGDLRIYWKIIFPLCMPVLATVALFVAVGSWNSWFDTRLYNAGQKDHKTLQYLLQMKILTAGTNANAANATTDALKASSKVEPVTIRAAITVISTVPILVVYPLLQKYFVTGMALGSVKG; from the coding sequence ATGGCGAAACAGACACGGCAAAGAGCGGAAGACAAGGAAGGTGGACGTATGAGCATGATCAATCAGGAGTCCAATAAGGAATTTATCGGAACTCAAAGAGGTATTCGGGATATTCTGAAAACCATCCGGGAAGGTACCCGGATGTCAAGAATACAGCTTCGTTTCGCCATGACTGTGGCGATAGTACTTCTTATTGCTCTGTTTGTGATTATGATCGTTGCCGGAGAACGGGCGAACAATACCGTCCTGGTGAATGAAGAAGCAGAATTACTGACAGATGCAACGACTGCCGAGCGGATTTTTTCCGCAGACGGCAAAACCCTGGCGTTCCAGGAAGGATACACATGGTCCGGTGAAGGACCCCGGTATATCCTGAATGAGCGTATGACCACATCCAAACCCTATTGGCTGACACTGAGCACGGAGAGCGAGATCGCCGAATACGAGCAGGTACTCGGTGAAGGACGCTTCCTTCAGGTTGAAAATCTCGGAAACAACGGTATCTGGGTCGCAATGGCCACCGAGGATGAAATCAAAAATGTGACGAAGGCTTCAGAAGAGGCTAAGATTGCTCGCCTTGACGGTATCAAAGATTCATCCTGGCTGCAGAAAGGTACTGATGAAGATAACAAGGCTGCTGAGGCTGCTTTCAATAAGATCCGGTTTATCCAGTTTGAACGGCTCGGCAATACACACATCCGCCTGCGTCGCGGCACAGACGCAGAGATACAGGCTATTGATAACGAAAAATCCCATTATGAACAGCTGCGTTCCATTGCACTGATACTCGTGCTTGTTGCACTCGGAGTATTTATCTTTGTCCTGAAATCCGGAAAGATGCATAACAAACCGATTTCTTTCAGGAATGCGGTCAAAATGATCGCGCTGGTTGCCGGTGCGGTTTTCCTGGGACTGGCAGTATTCATGACAATACAGGCGGATTACAGACAAGATGAAATGAATCGCCAGAATCCTATGATTATGGTAATCGATGGTGAAACGACGGAGGACGAAGAGATTCTCGAAACAACCGCATCTGATCAGAAGTTCAGTTTCCCGGACAAACAGGGAGCGACCAGGACGGTCGTGATTCCTCAGAGAGTTACAGGCCTTTCAACACACCGGATTATTCAGTACGCTGCATTAGCGCTGCTGGGTATTTTATTGGCGGTTATAGTGTATTTCTTCCGGTATGAACGTGATCTTGGTTTCCCGATTTTCAATACGGTGGTTCTGATCCTGCTGATGATGGTTACGCTTTATCCGGTGCTGAACACACTGGCTACCGCATTCAATGAAGGAACGGACGCAATCCGCGGCGGGATCGGCATACTGCCCCGTAAATTTAGCATGAAGAGCGTGGACAATATCCTGTCCAAGCAGGAGATCTTCGACGCTGCCTGGGTATCTGCTTCGAAGACAGTGATCATTACCGTCCTAAACCTTTTCTGGACCGGCATGCTGGCATATGCGCTTTCCCGCAGGGAATACGTGCTTCGTAAGCTTATGACCACGGTGATGGTGCTGACCATGTACGTGAATGCCGGCTTGATCCCGAACTACATCCTGATTTCCCAGACGCTGAACCTGGCACATACTTATTGGGTATATATTATTCCGACCATGTTCTCCTGCTTTAATATGATCGTAATCCGAACCTATATCCTCGGACTGCCGGACGCCCTGGTGGAATCCGCGAAGATTGACGGTGCGGGTGATCTGAGAATCTACTGGAAAATCATTTTCCCGCTGTGTATGCCGGTTTTGGCAACGGTTGCGCTGTTTGTTGCAGTAGGCAGCTGGAATAGCTGGTTCGATACCCGGTTGTATAATGCAGGACAAAAGGATCACAAGACGTTGCAGTACCTACTGCAGATGAAGATTCTGACTGCGGGAACAAACGCTAATGCGGCGAATGCCACTACAGACGCTCTGAAAGCGTCTTCCAAGGTGGAACCTGTCACGATCCGGGCCGCTATTACCGTCATTTCCACTGTTCCGATTCTGGTTGTATATCCGCTTCTCCAGAAGTATTTCGTAACAGGTATGGCGCTGGGCAGCGTGAAGGGATGA
- a CDS encoding AraC family transcriptional regulator, which yields MRSAEVSARAARYEDGFRVLQGRREYVTYLDDSSIRIWYSDIPWRYETHDHSAVEILLTLEGMVTYTIEDKIYQVRKGEILIVPPDTLHSLTMGEGSSRYLFLFESDAIMTMRDIKSMAMYFHKPFHLRDGSDAHVRIRELLLRAREAYEKREMMWNTMCYSCILRVYATLGQRYLSGIKPRTGDNMRNMDSEVINAVMTYINNHYREELSLEDVAKFAGFSRYYFSRSFKRQTGYSFKDYLCQKRLQVAMDLLIRTNRSMRDVAIESGFGSVATFNRVFREKKGCTPTQYRAIYGTY from the coding sequence ATGAGGAGCGCGGAGGTCTCTGCCCGGGCCGCGCGCTATGAGGACGGTTTCCGGGTGCTCCAGGGCAGGCGGGAATATGTTACCTACCTGGATGATTCATCGATCCGTATCTGGTATTCGGATATCCCGTGGCGGTATGAAACACACGATCATTCAGCGGTGGAGATTCTCCTAACGCTGGAGGGCATGGTGACATACACCATCGAGGATAAGATTTACCAGGTTCGCAAGGGGGAGATCCTGATTGTGCCACCGGATACGCTTCATTCCCTGACCATGGGCGAGGGAAGCAGCCGGTATCTCTTCCTGTTTGAATCCGACGCTATTATGACCATGCGGGATATCAAATCCATGGCCATGTATTTCCACAAACCGTTCCATCTGAGGGACGGATCGGACGCTCATGTGCGTATCCGGGAGCTGCTGCTCAGGGCAAGGGAAGCCTATGAGAAGCGGGAAATGATGTGGAACACCATGTGCTACAGCTGCATTCTCCGGGTTTATGCTACGCTTGGACAGCGGTATCTGAGCGGCATCAAACCGCGAACCGGGGATAACATGCGGAACATGGACTCGGAAGTGATCAATGCGGTAATGACTTACATCAACAATCATTATCGTGAAGAACTTTCTCTGGAGGATGTGGCGAAGTTTGCCGGATTCAGCCGTTACTACTTCTCCCGGTCCTTCAAACGGCAGACAGGTTATTCGTTCAAGGATTACCTGTGCCAGAAACGGTTGCAGGTGGCAATGGACCTGCTGATCCGCACAAACCGTTCCATGCGGGATGTGGCCATTGAAAGCGGGTTTGGCAGTGTGGCGACGTTTAACCGGGTTTTCCGGGAAAAGAAAGGATGTACCCCCACGCAGTATCGGGCGATTTATGGAACATACTGA
- a CDS encoding AEC family transporter, whose amino-acid sequence MISFSVTFSNVLLMLLYLLPGFFMCKVKKVKPDHLSSISVILLYICGYALYVNALYGLDPSPALFAKMGLFLLFALAGETLLMLLILLILGKEKRKVFALRMLSIAAVMGNVGFFGMPVVRALFPEAPEAAVYSSMFNAALNILAWTVGVFTLTGEKKHISLKAALVNPSMLAVFTGMILCLLNAKDWLPDILRTGFSTLGAMSTPLCMIILGVRLATMDFKALFTTKLAWLISAGKLLVFPLFCYLLVLPFPLDPVFKGSILILAGTPCASILLNLAEIHHNGQELAANCALLSTLLSILTIPLLSLLV is encoded by the coding sequence ATGATCAGTTTCTCCGTCACCTTCAGCAATGTGCTGCTCATGCTCCTGTATCTTCTGCCCGGTTTTTTCATGTGCAAAGTCAAAAAAGTGAAACCGGATCATCTGAGCAGTATCAGCGTCATCCTGCTCTATATCTGCGGATACGCCCTGTATGTGAACGCCCTGTACGGGCTGGATCCTTCTCCCGCCCTTTTTGCGAAGATGGGGCTCTTCCTGCTCTTCGCCCTGGCCGGGGAAACGCTGCTGATGCTGCTGATCCTCCTGATCCTGGGCAAGGAAAAAAGGAAGGTATTCGCCCTGCGGATGCTGTCCATCGCGGCCGTCATGGGCAATGTGGGCTTTTTCGGCATGCCGGTGGTCCGCGCCCTTTTCCCGGAGGCACCGGAAGCCGCGGTTTACTCCTCCATGTTTAACGCCGCCCTGAATATCCTGGCCTGGACTGTCGGCGTTTTCACCCTGACCGGGGAGAAAAAGCATATCTCCCTGAAGGCCGCCCTGGTGAATCCATCCATGCTGGCTGTCTTCACGGGTATGATCCTGTGCCTCCTGAATGCCAAAGACTGGCTTCCCGATATCCTGCGCACCGGCTTCAGCACCCTGGGAGCCATGTCCACCCCGCTTTGCATGATCATCCTCGGTGTCCGGCTGGCCACCATGGATTTCAAAGCCCTCTTCACCACGAAGCTGGCCTGGCTGATCTCCGCCGGCAAACTGCTGGTGTTCCCGCTCTTCTGCTACCTGCTGGTGCTGCCCTTTCCGCTTGATCCGGTGTTCAAGGGCAGCATCCTGATCCTGGCTGGCACTCCCTGTGCCAGCATCCTGCTGAATCTCGCCGAGATCCATCACAACGGCCAGGAACTGGCCGCAAACTGCGCCCTCCTCTCCACCCTGCTGAGCATCCTCACCATTCCGCTGCTCAGCCTGCTGGTATAA